In a genomic window of Candidatus Competibacteraceae bacterium:
- the kdsB gene encoding 3-deoxy-manno-octulosonate cytidylyltransferase, with protein sequence MSGKELRFRVAIPARYASTRLPGKPLRLLAGRTLLEHVYRRALASGALEVVIATDDPRIQAAAEQFGALVCMTSPAHLSGTDRLAEVAQRYAWPEDAIVVNLQGDEPQMPPALIRQVAAELEEHPLAGIATACARIQQAAEVFDPNAVKVTRDREGFALYFSRAPLPWHREVFRADGGRPSELPAATAWFRHVGLYAYRVAVLRRFPQLEPAPLERAESLEQLRALWHGIRIYVAEATEAPAPGVDTEADLARVAAELAASKQQVERG encoded by the coding sequence GTGAGTGGAAAAGAGCTCCGGTTTCGGGTGGCGATTCCCGCCCGTTACGCCTCGACCCGGCTGCCGGGCAAACCGTTGCGGCTGCTGGCCGGCCGAACGCTGCTGGAGCACGTTTACCGACGCGCCTTGGCCAGCGGCGCTCTGGAGGTGGTGATCGCCACCGATGACCCGCGCATTCAGGCGGCGGCCGAACAGTTTGGCGCGCTGGTGTGCATGACTTCCCCGGCGCATCTGTCCGGCACCGACCGTCTGGCCGAAGTGGCGCAGCGCTACGCTTGGCCGGAGGATGCCATCGTGGTCAACCTGCAAGGCGACGAACCGCAAATGCCGCCGGCCTTGATCCGGCAAGTCGCGGCGGAGTTGGAGGAGCATCCGCTCGCCGGCATCGCCACGGCCTGCGCCCGCATTCAGCAAGCGGCGGAAGTTTTCGATCCGAATGCGGTCAAAGTGACGCGGGACCGCGAAGGGTTCGCGCTGTATTTCAGCCGCGCCCCGCTGCCCTGGCATCGCGAGGTATTCCGCGCGGATGGCGGACGCCCGAGCGAACTGCCGGCGGCTACCGCATGGTTCCGGCATGTCGGGCTTTATGCTTACCGGGTGGCGGTTTTGCGGCGTTTCCCGCAACTGGAGCCGGCGCCGCTGGAACGAGCCGAATCGCTGGAGCAGTTGCGCGCTCTGTGGCACGGTATCCGCATCTATGTCGCCGAAGCGACCGAGGCGCCTGCGCCGGGCGTCGACACCGAAGCCGACCTGGCGCGGGTGGCGGCGGAATTGGCGGCCTCAAAGCAGCAGGTCGAACGTGGCTAA
- a CDS encoding low molecular weight phosphotyrosine protein phosphatase: MVRVLFVCMGNICRSPVAEGVFRRMLEGAGLNEKIYVDSAGTHSYHTGAPPDPRSQMTALRRDIDLRDLRARRVTVADFAEFDYVLAMDRENLEHLLALCGEPGPRRRIQLFLDYAPHLPEREVPDPYYGGPNGFERVMDLIEEAAEGLLVDIRRRYRI; encoded by the coding sequence ATGGTCAGAGTTCTGTTTGTTTGCATGGGCAACATCTGTCGCTCCCCGGTGGCGGAAGGGGTGTTTCGGCGGATGCTGGAAGGAGCGGGTTTGAACGAAAAAATCTATGTCGATTCGGCCGGCACTCACTCCTACCACACCGGCGCGCCGCCCGATCCGCGCAGCCAGATGACGGCCTTGCGACGGGATATCGACCTGCGGGATCTGCGCGCCCGCCGGGTCACGGTAGCGGATTTTGCCGAGTTCGACTATGTGCTGGCGATGGATCGCGAGAATCTCGAACATCTGCTGGCCTTATGCGGGGAGCCAGGACCGCGGCGGCGCATCCAGTTGTTTCTGGATTATGCCCCGCACCTGCCCGAACGCGAGGTGCCGGACCCGTATTACGGTGGCCCAAACGGTTTCGAACGGGTGATGGATCTGATCGAGGAAGCGGCGGAAGGGTTATTGGTCGATATCCGCCGGCGCTACCGGATTTGA
- the rne gene encoding ribonuclease E — MKRMLINATQQEELRVALVDGQKLYDLDIETPSREQKKSNIYKGRVTRIEPGLEAAFVDYGAERHGFLPFKEITRSYFDPQASESGRPNIREAIKEGQEIMIQVEKEERGNKGAALTTFISLAGRYLVLMPNNPRAGGVSRRIEGEDRQELREVMGSLNIPDGMGLIVRTAGVGRSQEELQWDLDYLLHLWKAIEFASSQKKAPFLIYQESNIIVRALRDYLRADIGEILVDNPAVHRQAQDFMQQVMPHNLNKLKPYQDSVPLFTRFQIESQIETAYLREVSLPSGGGIVIDYTEALVSIDINSARATKGSDIEETALTTNLEAADEIARQLRLRDLGGLIVIDFIDMNVARNQREVESRLREALKMDRARVQVGRISRFGLLEMSRQRLSPSLDEASHVICPRCNGQGTIRNIESLALSVLRLIQEEVMKDKTGRVVVQLPVKVATFLLNEKREAIRAIEQRHRAGVMLVPNETLETPHFKLSRLRADELSESAQRLSYSLAEDFEEQFEAKPGVTARGTGEEAVVKGVAPATPAPTPPSPAPKPEANSSFFRWLWGNLFGQLHSGNEPLEKPAKAASRPPKPERPRRDRPGKRSDVEAPGEPTTSKAPSTVTPEPAPTAPVSAFPEVAPALDPVDPPPTPAREMAQEPAVGSETEEETANTRNRRSRRGGRRRRRGDASAATDAAAESAEASAGESDAAERPDRPPLEAEEKAVADPDLAETAAAPSFSPPSHRRIRSGRPRLPREMLAAAKASNIAPEAAFLPDQPPLAPPPSLLEYPGDELATAALDDSIPNHAIAPHAQTAGDTPPVRPEEPAAEALVTASDAQPTPWVEIMQPVETDAATPGVGAISAEPSEATIESTVSKTSENLSVELEKPTTEADHVAADPAVLADSAGAAGASITDEAATETTAREQPAVSEAAAAEPAPDSAQAGRDEKHAPESEPAIKPAS; from the coding sequence ATGAAACGTATGCTGATCAATGCAACTCAGCAGGAAGAGTTGCGCGTGGCCCTAGTAGACGGCCAGAAACTCTACGACCTCGACATCGAAACGCCCTCGCGCGAACAGAAAAAATCCAACATCTACAAGGGCCGCGTCACCCGGATCGAACCGGGCCTGGAAGCGGCCTTCGTCGACTACGGCGCCGAACGGCACGGCTTTCTGCCGTTCAAGGAAATCACCCGCAGTTATTTCGACCCTCAAGCCAGCGAGAGCGGCCGCCCGAATATTCGGGAGGCCATCAAGGAAGGCCAGGAGATCATGATTCAGGTGGAAAAGGAGGAGCGCGGCAACAAGGGCGCCGCCCTGACCACCTTCATCAGCTTGGCTGGCCGCTATTTGGTGCTGATGCCCAACAACCCGCGCGCCGGCGGCGTGTCGCGGCGGATCGAGGGCGAAGACCGGCAAGAACTGCGCGAGGTGATGGGCAGCCTCAACATCCCCGACGGCATGGGCCTGATCGTGCGCACCGCCGGAGTGGGCCGCTCGCAAGAGGAATTGCAGTGGGATTTGGATTACCTATTGCACCTGTGGAAGGCCATCGAATTCGCCTCCTCCCAGAAGAAAGCGCCGTTTCTGATTTATCAGGAAAGCAACATCATCGTGCGCGCCCTGCGCGATTACCTGCGCGCCGACATCGGTGAAATCCTGGTCGACAACCCCGCCGTCCACCGCCAGGCTCAGGATTTCATGCAGCAGGTGATGCCGCACAACCTGAACAAACTCAAACCCTATCAGGACAGCGTCCCGCTCTTTACCCGCTTCCAGATCGAATCCCAAATCGAAACCGCCTATCTGCGCGAGGTCAGCCTGCCCTCCGGCGGCGGCATCGTGATCGACTACACCGAAGCGCTGGTGTCCATCGACATCAACTCCGCCCGCGCCACCAAGGGCAGCGACATCGAGGAAACGGCGCTCACCACCAATCTGGAAGCCGCCGACGAAATCGCCCGGCAATTGCGACTGCGCGATCTGGGCGGACTGATCGTCATCGATTTCATCGACATGAACGTCGCCCGCAACCAGCGCGAAGTCGAAAGCCGGCTGCGCGAAGCGTTGAAGATGGACCGCGCCCGCGTGCAGGTCGGCCGCATTTCTCGGTTCGGCCTGCTGGAGATGTCGCGCCAGCGCCTGAGTCCTTCGCTCGATGAAGCCAGCCACGTGATCTGCCCGCGCTGCAACGGCCAAGGCACCATCCGCAATATCGAGTCGCTGGCCTTGAGCGTGCTGCGGCTGATTCAGGAAGAGGTGATGAAGGACAAGACCGGCCGGGTCGTGGTGCAATTGCCGGTCAAGGTCGCCACCTTCCTGCTCAATGAAAAGCGCGAGGCGATCCGCGCCATCGAACAGCGCCATCGGGCCGGCGTCATGCTGGTTCCCAACGAAACCCTGGAAACTCCCCACTTCAAACTGAGCCGGCTGCGGGCGGACGAGCTGTCGGAGTCGGCGCAACGCCTGTCGTATTCCCTGGCGGAAGACTTTGAAGAGCAGTTCGAAGCCAAGCCCGGCGTCACCGCCCGAGGTACTGGCGAGGAAGCGGTGGTCAAGGGCGTCGCGCCGGCCACTCCGGCCCCGACACCGCCGTCGCCCGCGCCGAAGCCCGAAGCGAATTCCAGCTTTTTCCGCTGGTTGTGGGGCAATCTGTTCGGTCAGCTGCATTCAGGCAACGAACCGCTGGAAAAGCCCGCCAAAGCCGCCAGTCGCCCGCCAAAGCCAGAACGGCCGCGCCGGGATCGGCCCGGCAAACGGTCAGACGTGGAAGCCCCCGGAGAGCCGACCACCTCCAAGGCCCCCAGCACCGTGACTCCCGAGCCGGCCCCGACCGCGCCGGTCTCCGCCTTCCCAGAGGTGGCGCCAGCACTCGATCCGGTCGACCCTCCGCCAACACCCGCCAGAGAAATGGCTCAAGAGCCTGCTGTCGGGTCCGAAACCGAGGAAGAAACCGCCAATACCCGCAACCGGCGCAGCCGGCGCGGCGGCCGCAGACGGCGGCGCGGCGACGCCTCCGCCGCAACCGACGCTGCCGCGGAGAGCGCCGAGGCGTCAGCCGGCGAGAGCGACGCTGCCGAAAGACCGGACCGACCGCCGCTGGAGGCCGAAGAAAAAGCCGTGGCGGACCCGGATCTCGCTGAAACAGCGGCCGCGCCCTCGTTCTCCCCGCCTTCGCACCGGCGAATTCGCAGCGGTCGCCCGCGCTTGCCCAGAGAGATGTTGGCCGCCGCCAAGGCGTCCAACATCGCACCGGAGGCCGCGTTTTTGCCGGACCAGCCGCCGCTCGCGCCACCGCCGTCCCTGTTGGAATATCCTGGCGACGAGCTCGCTACGGCTGCGCTGGATGACTCGATTCCGAACCACGCCATAGCACCGCACGCGCAAACCGCCGGCGACACACCCCCTGTTCGACCGGAGGAGCCGGCTGCGGAGGCCTTGGTCACTGCCTCAGACGCCCAGCCGACCCCGTGGGTCGAGATCATGCAACCGGTCGAGACCGACGCGGCAACTCCGGGAGTCGGTGCTATCTCGGCGGAACCGTCTGAAGCAACGATTGAGTCGACAGTTTCAAAAACATCCGAAAACCTTAGCGTGGAACTGGAGAAACCCACCACCGAAGCCGATCACGTCGCCGCGGACCCCGCTGTGTTAGCCGATAGCGCCGGCGCCGCTGGAGCATCCATCACGGACGAAGCGGCAACGGAAACGACCGCGCGCGAACAACCGGCGGTTTCCGAAGCGGCGGCCGCCGAGCCCGCGCCCGACTCGGCGCAAGCGGGCCGCGACGAGAAGCACGCACCGGAGTCCGAACCCGCCATCAAACCGGCGAGCTGA
- a CDS encoding RluA family pseudouridine synthase: MSLDPARPGGVRHLEIPAEHAGQRLDNFLLRELKGAPKSLIYRILRKGEVRLNGGRVQPDRRLQAGDVLRVPPVRLAQSVAQPLHLPAGLADALRQAVLYEDRDLLVLDKPAGLAVHKGSGVDFGVIEALRALRPKEPFLELAHRLDRETSGCLALARTPQALRAIQDALRAGRVEKRYLALVRGRWNHGPREVNLPLRRNVLRGGERMVEVADDGKPALTCFRPVSLFQPASLLEARIATGRTHQIRVHAARIGHPLAGDGKYGDPAFDRLMVERYGLRRVFLHAHSVVLPLGGREVAVSAPLGFELKAVLDRLGEGDARESA, from the coding sequence ATGTCGCTTGATCCAGCGCGTCCCGGCGGAGTGCGCCATCTGGAAATTCCTGCGGAACACGCCGGCCAGCGCCTCGATAATTTTCTGCTCCGTGAGTTGAAGGGCGCGCCCAAGAGCCTGATCTATCGTATTCTGCGCAAAGGCGAAGTGCGCTTGAACGGCGGGCGGGTCCAACCAGACCGGCGGCTGCAAGCCGGTGATGTGTTGCGCGTCCCGCCGGTGCGGCTCGCTCAAAGTGTGGCGCAACCTTTGCATCTACCCGCGGGGTTGGCGGACGCCCTGCGCCAGGCGGTGTTGTATGAAGACCGAGACCTGCTGGTGCTCGACAAGCCGGCCGGGCTGGCGGTGCACAAGGGCAGCGGCGTCGATTTTGGAGTGATCGAAGCGCTGCGGGCGCTGCGGCCGAAAGAGCCGTTTCTGGAGCTGGCGCACCGGCTGGATCGCGAAACCAGCGGTTGTCTGGCGCTGGCGCGCACGCCGCAAGCGCTGCGGGCGATTCAGGACGCGCTGCGGGCCGGGCGCGTTGAAAAACGCTATCTGGCTTTGGTGCGCGGTCGCTGGAACCACGGTCCGCGTGAGGTGAACTTGCCGTTGCGGCGCAACGTCTTGCGCGGCGGCGAGCGGATGGTGGAGGTCGCCGATGACGGCAAGCCGGCCCTGACCTGCTTCCGGCCGGTCAGCCTGTTCCAACCCGCTTCGCTGCTGGAAGCCCGCATCGCGACCGGCCGCACCCACCAGATTCGCGTCCATGCCGCTCGCATCGGCCATCCGCTCGCTGGCGATGGGAAATACGGCGATCCCGCCTTCGACCGGTTGATGGTCGAGCGCTATGGGTTGCGCCGCGTGTTTCTGCACGCCCACAGTGTGGTATTACCGCTCGGCGGTCGGGAAGTCGCGGTCAGCGCCCCGCTGGGTTTCGAGTTGAAAGCCGTCCTCGACCGCCTTGGTGAAGGAGATGCGCGCGAAAGCGCCTGA
- the sppA gene encoding signal peptide peptidase SppA, with translation MSDPSPNANLPGDDRWARDALTKLAHAAVAEQRRARRWGIFFKLLFFAYLVGLLLLAWPEKLGTVAATSIKAHTALVRVEGLIASSTEASAKNVIEALRKAFKDQNTVGVVLEINSPGGSPVQAGEIYDEIQKLRQQYPKIPVHAVASDVCASGGYYIAAAAQKIYANKASIVGSIGVRMDSFGFTDAISKLGIERRAYTAGSNKDFLDPFKPVNPAEVRHLQGMLDAIHQQFIAAVKQGRGERLKDDPEVFSGLMWTGEQSVSLGLVDALGSSRYVAEEVIGQKNVVDYTQRTRWVDRLLNETEASLSAVLGRALGLDQNVRWR, from the coding sequence ATGAGCGATCCGAGTCCGAATGCGAATTTGCCTGGCGACGACCGCTGGGCGCGGGATGCCTTGACCAAGCTGGCGCACGCCGCGGTGGCCGAACAACGGCGGGCGCGCCGCTGGGGAATTTTTTTCAAACTGCTGTTTTTCGCCTATTTGGTGGGCTTATTGCTGCTGGCGTGGCCGGAAAAATTGGGGACGGTCGCCGCCACCAGCATCAAGGCTCACACGGCGCTGGTGCGGGTGGAGGGCTTGATCGCCAGCAGCACCGAAGCCAGCGCCAAGAATGTCATCGAAGCCTTGCGCAAGGCGTTCAAGGACCAGAATACGGTCGGGGTGGTGCTGGAGATCAACAGTCCCGGCGGCAGCCCGGTGCAGGCCGGCGAGATTTACGACGAAATTCAGAAGCTGCGCCAGCAATACCCGAAGATTCCGGTGCACGCGGTCGCCAGCGATGTCTGCGCTTCGGGGGGCTACTACATCGCGGCGGCGGCGCAGAAAATCTACGCCAACAAGGCCAGCATCGTCGGCTCCATCGGGGTGCGGATGGACAGCTTTGGGTTCACTGACGCCATTTCCAAGCTCGGCATCGAGCGGCGGGCGTATACCGCGGGCAGCAACAAGGATTTCCTCGATCCGTTCAAACCGGTCAATCCGGCGGAAGTGCGGCATTTGCAGGGGATGCTGGACGCGATTCACCAGCAGTTCATCGCGGCGGTCAAACAGGGGCGCGGCGAGCGGCTGAAAGACGATCCCGAAGTGTTCAGCGGCCTGATGTGGACCGGCGAGCAGAGCGTGAGCTTGGGTCTGGTGGATGCCTTGGGCAGCAGCCGTTACGTCGCCGAAGAGGTCATCGGCCAAAAGAACGTCGTCGATTACACCCAGCGCACCCGCTGGGTGGACCGCTTGCTGAATGAGACCGAAGCCAGCCTGAGCGCGGTTTTGGGGAGGGCGCTGGGATTGGATCAGAACGTCCGCTGGCGTTAG
- the maf gene encoding septum formation inhibitor Maf, translating into MPTPPSKHRRLILASTSPFRRDLLQRLGLPFTTRSPEADESRLAGEEAPALVARLAELKARSVARHEPGALVIGSDQVALLAGEIIGKPGNHEQATAQLRRASARSVTFYTGLCLFDAATDQRQLAVEAFKVVFRSLTPAMIERYLRREQPYQCAGSFKSEGLGIALFERLEGDDPTSLIGLPLIRLIRMLEAAGLAVL; encoded by the coding sequence ATGCCGACACCTCCTTCCAAGCACCGCCGCTTGATTCTGGCTTCCACCTCGCCGTTTCGCCGCGATTTGCTACAGCGCTTGGGGCTGCCGTTTACCACGCGCTCCCCCGAGGCCGATGAAAGCCGCCTGGCAGGAGAGGAGGCTCCCGCCTTGGTGGCGCGGCTGGCGGAACTGAAAGCCCGCTCCGTCGCCCGCCACGAACCAGGGGCGCTGGTCATCGGCTCCGATCAAGTCGCGCTGTTGGCGGGCGAGATCATCGGCAAACCCGGAAATCACGAGCAAGCCACGGCCCAACTGCGGCGCGCCTCGGCGCGCAGCGTCACCTTTTATACCGGATTGTGTCTGTTCGACGCCGCGACCGACCAGCGCCAACTGGCCGTCGAAGCTTTCAAGGTCGTGTTCCGATCGTTGACGCCTGCAATGATCGAACGCTACCTGCGCCGGGAACAGCCCTACCAGTGCGCGGGCAGCTTCAAATCCGAAGGCTTGGGAATCGCGCTATTCGAGCGGCTGGAAGGCGACGATCCCACCAGCCTGATCGGCCTGCCCTTGATCCGGCTCATCCGCATGTTGGAAGCGGCGGGACTAGCCGTGCTGTGA
- a CDS encoding DUF177 domain-containing protein, with the protein MQSPPFPKKINPWQLTASNGRLEGELALAALPRLSESNQADGYVSVSLEGGIDGHARFLKGQLRAEVGLVCQRCLGPLRLPLELGVALGLVRSEAEAARLPAGYEPLLAADDGISVAELVEDELLLALPQIPRHQDLRECEANGYAAPGEASSQAERRRPFAALASLLADSKRST; encoded by the coding sequence ATGCAGTCCCCGCCGTTTCCCAAGAAAATCAACCCATGGCAACTGACCGCCAGCAACGGGCGGCTGGAGGGCGAGCTGGCGTTGGCCGCGTTGCCGCGACTGAGCGAGTCCAACCAGGCTGACGGCTACGTCAGCGTCTCGCTGGAAGGGGGAATCGATGGCCATGCGCGCTTCCTCAAGGGCCAGTTGCGGGCCGAGGTCGGATTGGTTTGCCAGCGCTGTCTGGGGCCGTTGCGCCTTCCTTTGGAGCTGGGGGTCGCTTTGGGTCTGGTCCGCTCGGAGGCGGAGGCCGCGCGGCTGCCCGCGGGCTACGAGCCGTTGCTGGCGGCCGATGACGGCATCAGCGTGGCCGAGCTGGTGGAAGACGAATTGTTGTTGGCCTTGCCGCAAATTCCGCGCCACCAGGACCTGCGGGAGTGCGAAGCCAACGGTTATGCAGCGCCTGGCGAAGCATCCTCGCAGGCGGAACGGCGCCGGCCTTTCGCGGCATTGGCGTCCTTGTTAGCTGATTCGAAAAGGAGCACTTGA
- the rpmF gene encoding 50S ribosomal protein L32 has translation MAVQKSRKSPSKRGMRRAHDALVGPTLSVDPTSGELHRRHHVTPTGYYRGRKVIDRPVASESED, from the coding sequence ATGGCTGTCCAAAAAAGCCGTAAGAGCCCATCCAAGCGCGGTATGCGCCGCGCCCACGACGCCCTGGTCGGCCCGACCTTATCGGTGGACCCTACCTCGGGCGAGCTGCACCGTCGCCACCATGTCACGCCGACCGGCTATTATCGCGGCCGGAAGGTCATCGATCGGCCGGTGGCCAGCGAAAGCGAAGACTGA
- the plsX gene encoding phosphate acyltransferase PlsX gives MTKPLTIALDGMGGDMGAEVIVPAALRVLRDAGDTLRLILVGQENVLSDRLGKLKAKGHPRLLVRHASQLVSMDESPAQALRAKKDSSMRVAINLVKQGEADACVSAGNTGALMATARFVLKTLPGIDRPAICTTMPTVHGHARVLDLGANVDSKAEHLLQFAVMGSVLAAVNGIARPRVGLLNIGEEEIKGNEQVKEAARLLAASDLNYIGFVEGDGVFLDDVDVVVCDGFVGNVALKSSEGVAKLIRHYLTQEFKRNLLTRLAGLVTLPVLRAFGRKIDPRRYNGASLLGLQGIVVKSHGGADALAFANAIQVAVLEAKQDLPRRIDAHLAALHVERKAL, from the coding sequence ATGACCAAACCCCTCACCATCGCCTTGGATGGCATGGGTGGCGATATGGGCGCCGAGGTGATCGTACCCGCCGCCTTGCGCGTGCTGCGAGACGCGGGAGACACGTTGCGGCTGATCTTGGTCGGTCAGGAGAACGTGTTGTCGGACCGGCTTGGCAAACTGAAGGCCAAAGGCCATCCGCGGCTGCTCGTCCGCCACGCCTCACAACTGGTGAGCATGGACGAATCACCCGCCCAGGCCCTGCGGGCCAAGAAAGATTCCTCGATGCGGGTGGCGATCAACCTAGTCAAGCAGGGCGAGGCCGACGCGTGCGTCAGCGCCGGCAACACCGGCGCGCTGATGGCCACCGCCCGCTTCGTGCTCAAAACCCTGCCCGGCATCGACCGTCCGGCCATTTGCACCACGATGCCGACCGTGCACGGTCACGCCCGCGTGCTGGACTTGGGGGCGAACGTCGACAGCAAGGCCGAGCATCTTTTGCAGTTCGCGGTCATGGGCTCGGTGCTGGCCGCCGTCAACGGGATTGCCCGACCGCGCGTCGGTCTGCTCAATATCGGTGAAGAAGAAATCAAAGGTAACGAGCAGGTCAAGGAGGCCGCGCGCCTGCTGGCCGCCAGCGATCTCAACTACATCGGCTTCGTGGAAGGCGACGGCGTGTTTCTGGACGATGTGGACGTGGTGGTGTGCGACGGTTTCGTCGGCAACGTCGCGCTCAAAAGCAGCGAAGGCGTCGCCAAGCTGATCCGCCATTACCTGACGCAAGAATTCAAGCGCAACCTGTTGACCCGGCTGGCCGGTTTGGTCACATTGCCGGTGTTGCGCGCCTTTGGCCGCAAGATCGATCCCCGCCGCTACAACGGCGCCAGCCTGCTCGGCTTGCAGGGGATCGTCGTCAAGAGCCACGGCGGCGCCGACGCCCTGGCCTTCGCCAACGCCATTCAGGTGGCGGTGCTGGAAGCAAAGCAAGACCTACCCCGGCGCATCGACGCCCATCTGGCAGCCCTCCACGTCGAGAGAAAAGCCCTTTGA